One genomic window of Candidatus Cloacimonadota bacterium includes the following:
- a CDS encoding response regulator — protein sequence MTKVICIVDDEEELVRNLKIEIQSLRPEWELHTFSDGLKALQMIMSGKVDLVLTDIAMPDMDGYELFWRVKDYDENIPVIMMTGFGYDPNHVLVRAKVDGLRDVIFKPFDVEKLVALIDRKIRAK from the coding sequence ATGACTAAAGTAATCTGCATAGTTGACGATGAAGAAGAACTGGTAAGGAACCTAAAGATAGAGATCCAATCCCTGCGCCCGGAATGGGAACTGCATACGTTTTCAGATGGTCTGAAAGCGCTCCAAATGATCATGAGCGGCAAGGTTGACCTGGTGCTTACAGACATCGCTATGCCGGATATGGATGGCTACGAGCTGTTTTGGCGTGTGAAGGATTATGACGAGAACATCCCCGTGATCATGATGACTGGTTTTGGCTACGATCCAAATCACGTACTAGTGCGAGCCAAAGTGGACGGATTGAGAGACGTGATCTTCAAACCCTTTGATGTGGAAAAACTTGTGGCTCTGATCGACCGCAAGATTCGTGCGAAGTGA
- the lpxK gene encoding tetraacyldisaccharide 4'-kinase, with product MKRADFVERHLLKRSALSYLLYPASLCYAGFLRFRRKALQGKGYRAAFKVISVGNLCSGGSGKSPIAIALCKAMQTQGISVAYASRGYKSKLEHGATMIADGINLLYPPELAGDEATMAFEMMPGIPIFSGRKRTEVLKLAQQIVPGLELMVLDDAMQHLKVERDMDIVVFDTQIGLGNGFVIPAGYLREGISALGNQSVCLLHQKPGASENPKLEQLLSRIGAALFKVKSSVGRILKDGVEMDPDLLSGKSIALVSAIAHPQSFANSAAAKNIPYCRHYLYSDHYAFGDEDVINTLREEQADFLLCSAKDAVKLRPILAQRLLVLEMLTELPEALVQMCKKLVRS from the coding sequence GTGAAGCGCGCTGATTTTGTCGAAAGACACCTTCTAAAGCGTTCTGCACTAAGCTATTTGCTCTACCCGGCATCGCTATGTTATGCCGGGTTTTTACGTTTTAGACGCAAAGCACTGCAGGGCAAAGGATATCGCGCAGCTTTCAAGGTAATCAGCGTAGGCAATCTCTGCAGCGGTGGCAGCGGCAAAAGTCCAATCGCAATAGCCTTATGCAAAGCCATGCAAACACAGGGAATAAGTGTAGCTTATGCCTCGCGCGGATATAAAAGTAAGCTTGAGCATGGCGCTACCATGATTGCTGATGGCATAAACCTGCTATATCCCCCAGAACTTGCCGGTGATGAAGCGACAATGGCATTTGAGATGATGCCCGGCATACCGATCTTTTCTGGACGCAAGCGCACTGAAGTATTGAAGCTGGCGCAGCAAATAGTTCCCGGATTGGAGCTCATGGTTTTGGACGACGCCATGCAGCATCTGAAAGTAGAACGGGATATGGATATCGTAGTCTTTGACACCCAAATCGGCTTGGGCAACGGATTTGTGATCCCCGCCGGTTATCTGCGTGAAGGTATAAGCGCTCTTGGCAACCAATCCGTCTGCCTCTTGCATCAGAAACCCGGAGCTTCGGAGAATCCAAAGCTGGAGCAATTGCTTTCCCGGATCGGAGCAGCCCTGTTCAAGGTCAAAAGCAGCGTTGGCAGGATATTGAAAGACGGCGTTGAGATGGATCCAGACCTTCTAAGCGGAAAGAGCATCGCCCTTGTATCCGCCATAGCTCATCCCCAATCCTTTGCCAACAGCGCAGCGGCCAAAAACATCCCCTACTGTCGTCATTATTTATATTCCGACCACTATGCTTTCGGCGATGAAGACGTTATCAATACGCTCCGAGAGGAGCAGGCGGATTTTTTATTATGCAGCGCCAAAGATGCCGTGAAGCTAAGGCCAATCCTTGCTCAGCGTTTGCTAGTACTGGAAATGCTTACCGAACTACCTGAAGCTCTGGTTCAGATGTGCAAGAAGCTGGTAAGATCGTAA
- a CDS encoding Na/Pi cotransporter family protein, which produces MTIVELINFFGGLALFIFGMNKMSDNLQAVAGTEMRRILKMLTNTPVKGVIVGMSVTALVQSSSAATVMMIGLVNTGVMTLNQAVGVVMGANIGTTITAQLIAFNIGNYAFAFIIAGVTLLLIRRSRVMERWSQIIIGFGLLFIGLNVMSTAVIPLRESQMMRDFMINIAGNPILGILTGTIFTMLIQSSSASVGIVIVLASSGLIPFEGALYMVFGGNIGTTITAWLAGIGANYTARRVALVHTLFNVTGTIIFGLLTYFGFYTMIINHITPGDVFLGENMARHIANGHTFFNVLNTLISLPFAGLYTKIATRLIPKDKVDTLSLGEPKYLDYHVINNSELAINQSLKEMREMLRLVRMGLIIGYEAFRDKNYKKQIRVSKIESAIDNLQREIILYLVAVNERTSADDIIQKIPALLHTVNDIEKIGDYTEEVNHILNYQITMQKHQLSPEFTSMIEDLHAKVVFMLDLCVDYLEDMKEDYSYKIIEMEGRINEQHCNLRGKILGDIQNGNCDAAGGLNTIDYLDQVEVIADKLKNLVKAGSHKFIYKQHSDFPLDEDDDQVGMDLAGS; this is translated from the coding sequence ATGACGATAGTAGAACTCATCAATTTCTTTGGAGGTTTGGCACTGTTCATCTTTGGAATGAATAAGATGAGCGACAACCTGCAAGCTGTTGCAGGTACCGAGATGCGCAGGATACTAAAGATGCTTACAAACACTCCGGTGAAGGGAGTTATTGTAGGCATGTCGGTTACGGCTTTGGTGCAGAGTTCTTCTGCCGCTACCGTGATGATGATAGGATTGGTGAATACCGGTGTGATGACCTTGAATCAGGCTGTGGGAGTTGTAATGGGTGCAAACATCGGTACCACCATCACCGCTCAGTTGATAGCCTTCAATATTGGTAATTACGCCTTTGCATTCATTATTGCCGGAGTTACCTTGCTTTTGATCCGCCGTAGCAGGGTCATGGAGCGCTGGAGTCAGATCATCATCGGTTTTGGTTTGCTGTTCATTGGCCTCAATGTCATGTCCACTGCGGTCATACCCCTCAGGGAATCTCAAATGATGCGGGATTTTATGATCAATATTGCTGGAAATCCCATCCTGGGCATCCTCACGGGGACTATATTCACAATGTTGATTCAGAGTTCTTCTGCCTCTGTGGGTATAGTTATCGTGTTGGCAAGCAGCGGCTTGATCCCCTTTGAAGGTGCGCTGTATATGGTTTTTGGGGGCAACATAGGCACCACCATCACGGCATGGTTGGCAGGTATCGGTGCAAACTATACTGCTCGCCGCGTAGCCTTGGTTCACACTCTATTCAATGTCACTGGTACCATTATCTTTGGATTGCTTACCTATTTTGGCTTCTATACCATGATTATAAACCACATCACTCCCGGAGACGTTTTTTTGGGAGAAAACATGGCCCGACACATCGCCAATGGTCACACCTTCTTTAACGTGCTCAACACCCTCATCAGCCTGCCCTTTGCGGGATTATATACCAAAATCGCTACCCGTCTGATCCCCAAAGACAAGGTTGACACCCTTAGTCTGGGCGAACCCAAGTACTTGGACTACCATGTGATAAACAATAGTGAACTCGCCATCAATCAATCCCTGAAAGAGATGCGGGAGATGCTGCGTTTGGTGCGTATGGGGCTGATAATCGGCTATGAAGCCTTCCGGGACAAAAACTACAAAAAACAGATACGGGTTAGCAAGATCGAGTCGGCCATCGACAATCTGCAGCGAGAGATAATCCTGTATCTGGTAGCGGTAAACGAGCGCACCAGTGCTGACGATATCATCCAAAAAATCCCCGCTTTGTTACACACCGTGAATGATATTGAAAAAATAGGGGACTACACCGAAGAAGTAAACCATATCTTGAATTATCAAATTACCATGCAAAAACACCAGCTCAGCCCGGAATTTACATCCATGATCGAAGACCTGCATGCCAAAGTAGTCTTCATGCTAGATCTCTGTGTAGATTATCTGGAAGACATGAAGGAAGACTATAGCTACAAGATTATCGAGATGGAAGGGCGCATCAATGAACAACACTGCAATCTGAGGGGCAAAATCCTGGGTGATATTCAAAACGGCAATTGCGATGCCGCTGGAGGATTGAATACTATCGACTATCTGGATCAGGTGGAAGTAATAGCGGACAAACTAAAGAACTTGGTGAAAGCTGGTAGTCATAAATTCATCTATAAACAGCATAGCGACTTCCCGCTGGATGAAGATGATGATCAGGTGGGTATGGATTTGGCAGGTAGCTGA